Proteins from a genomic interval of Streptomyces sp. TLI_235:
- a CDS encoding alpha-L-arabinofuranosidase B-like protein, with protein sequence MSALRARLSAVVLAVCLLFTGLAVATPQRAAAADPGYLMVHFTGDGSTGQQTYLSHSTDGVHWNDLNGGGMVLRSTVGTQGMRDQALVRSPDGSRYWIIATDLCIGCGQNWDTAQNNASRNLVVWESTDLVNWSQPWLLNVAGAIPDGRNAWAPEAIWDPTTNDYVLYWATNATLNGVLKHRIYYARTSDFRTITTPQLYIDRPGTQNIIDTQIIEVPSGVGNYRYVRASGDGQITLEGSNSILGTWTNLGNLSGIGLTGSQVEGPMWMKFNGTDKWALYLDQYASGGGYMPVLTTDPSNPAAYQKQASGSYNMGGTKKRHGWILNLTAAEESRVLARWPNTPAQRLQSFNFQDRYVRHTNFDARIDPNVNPLDDSRFRLRPGLAGTGTVSFESVNFPGYFLRHSNYDFQLVYNDGTTQFAQDATFRQVAGLADSTWSSFQSYNHPDHYIRHYAYELRLDPITTATARGDATFRVTS encoded by the coding sequence ATGTCCGCGCTTCGCGCACGGCTGTCGGCGGTAGTGCTCGCCGTATGCCTCCTCTTCACCGGCCTGGCTGTGGCCACACCACAGCGGGCCGCCGCCGCAGACCCGGGCTACCTGATGGTGCACTTCACCGGTGACGGGTCGACCGGTCAGCAGACCTACCTCTCGCACAGCACGGACGGTGTGCACTGGAACGACCTCAACGGCGGTGGCATGGTCCTGCGCTCCACGGTCGGCACGCAGGGCATGCGTGACCAGGCACTGGTGCGCTCTCCCGACGGGAGCCGGTACTGGATCATCGCCACCGACCTGTGCATCGGCTGTGGGCAGAACTGGGACACCGCCCAGAACAACGCCAGCCGCAACCTCGTGGTGTGGGAGTCCACGGACCTGGTCAACTGGTCGCAGCCGTGGCTGCTCAACGTTGCCGGCGCGATCCCCGACGGCCGCAACGCGTGGGCGCCCGAGGCGATCTGGGACCCGACGACCAACGACTACGTCCTGTACTGGGCGACGAATGCGACGCTCAACGGCGTGCTCAAGCACCGCATCTACTACGCCCGCACGAGCGACTTCCGCACCATCACCACCCCGCAGCTCTACATCGACCGCCCCGGCACCCAGAACATCATCGACACCCAGATCATCGAGGTGCCGTCGGGCGTCGGCAACTACCGCTACGTGCGGGCCTCCGGTGACGGACAGATCACGCTCGAGGGCAGCAACTCGATCCTGGGGACGTGGACCAACCTCGGCAACCTCTCCGGCATCGGTTTGACCGGGTCCCAGGTCGAGGGCCCGATGTGGATGAAGTTCAACGGCACCGACAAGTGGGCGCTCTACCTCGACCAGTACGCCTCAGGAGGCGGCTACATGCCGGTCCTGACGACCGATCCGTCCAACCCCGCCGCCTACCAGAAGCAGGCATCGGGAAGCTACAACATGGGCGGCACGAAGAAGCGCCACGGCTGGATCCTGAACCTGACGGCCGCCGAGGAGAGCCGGGTGCTCGCCCGCTGGCCCAACACCCCCGCCCAGCGGCTCCAGTCGTTCAACTTCCAGGACCGGTACGTGCGGCACACCAACTTCGATGCTCGCATCGACCCGAACGTCAACCCCCTCGACGACTCCCGGTTCCGGCTGCGGCCCGGCCTCGCGGGCACCGGCACCGTCTCCTTCGAGTCGGTGAACTTCCCCGGGTACTTCCTGCGGCACTCCAACTACGACTTCCAGCTCGTCTACAACGACGGCACCACCCAGTTCGCCCAGGACGCCACCTTCCGCCAGGTCGCCGGGCTGGCCGACTCGACCTGGTCGTCGTTCCAGTCGTACAACCACCCCGACCACTACATCCGGCACTACGCGTACGAGTTGCGGCTCGACCCGATCACCACCGCGACCGCACGCGGTGACGCCACCTTCCGCGTGACCAGCTGA
- a CDS encoding enoyl-ACP reductase-like protein has protein sequence MTTTLLELPLTARPLHGRVAPVAGVTGIGTATARAGLTGLSRSLARELGLHGICVNTVVPGAIQVPAQHALPTHHRARPEDQIARQCVTCRGQPEDVAAAIAAGPAASFIIGRSSHIDGGWLLH, from the coding sequence GTGACCACCACCCTGCTCGAACTCCCGCTCACCGCCCGGCCCCTCCACGGGCGCGTCGCCCCGGTCGCCGGCGTAACCGGAATCGGCACCGCAACCGCCAGGGCCGGACTGACAGGCCTCAGCAGGTCACTGGCCAGGGAACTTGGCCTGCACGGCATTTGCGTGAACACTGTCGTCCCGGGAGCGATCCAGGTACCCGCACAGCATGCCCTCCCCACACACCACCGGGCCAGGCCGGAGGACCAGATCGCGCGGCAGTGCGTCACCTGTCGGGGCCAACCCGAGGATGTTGCCGCCGCCATCGCCGCCGGCCCGGCCGCATCGTTCATCATCGGCCGGTCCTCGCACATCGACGGCGGCTGGCTCCTCCACTGA
- a CDS encoding NUDIX domain-containing protein: MTERVRAVLITPNDTMLVIKRIRPGIDPYWVIVGGGVEDTDPDREAALLREIHEEVGGDAQILRLLHHLQNNKDETEYFYLARIETWNFGNRTGPEFAHTDRGEYILEEVPLTLNAIATMNLMPPEIKTVLCEAIERGTLPATA, from the coding sequence ATGACCGAGCGCGTCCGAGCGGTCCTGATCACCCCGAACGACACCATGCTCGTGATCAAGCGCATCCGCCCCGGCATCGACCCGTACTGGGTGATCGTCGGCGGCGGCGTCGAGGACACTGACCCGGACCGCGAAGCCGCGCTCCTTCGCGAGATCCACGAGGAAGTCGGCGGCGACGCCCAGATCCTGCGCCTGCTCCACCACCTGCAGAACAACAAGGACGAGACGGAGTACTTCTACCTCGCCCGGATCGAGACCTGGAACTTCGGCAACCGCACCGGCCCCGAGTTCGCCCACACCGACCGCGGCGAGTACATCCTCGAGGAGGTCCCCCTCACCCTGAACGCCATCGCCACCATGAACCTGATGCCACCGGAGATCAAGACCGTGCTGTGCGAAGCCATCGAACGGGGCACGCTGCCGGCGACGGCGTAG
- a CDS encoding NADP-dependent 3-hydroxy acid dehydrogenase YdfG: MTRRLEGTVALVTGASSGIGRATALELAREGASVAVVGRREDRLAALATEINSAGGKALVVPADITTAQAAAEAVERTVENLGRLDTLVNNAGLMLLGPAPAADLDDWRRMIDINLMGLMYTAHAAIPHLVKAAAEEPRQVADIVNIGSLAGRNAYAMSAVYSATKFGVGAFSEALRQELARQHVRVSVIEPGSVDTELRTHNPDVIQQHIAAALGDIERLQSQDIADTVGYIVTRPRHVAVAELLVRPTEQV; the protein is encoded by the coding sequence ATGACTCGTCGTCTCGAAGGAACCGTCGCCCTGGTCACCGGGGCATCCAGCGGCATCGGCCGCGCCACCGCCCTGGAGCTTGCCCGCGAGGGCGCCTCCGTGGCCGTGGTCGGCCGGCGTGAGGACCGCCTCGCCGCCCTCGCCACAGAGATCAACAGTGCCGGTGGCAAAGCCCTGGTCGTGCCCGCCGACATCACCACCGCCCAGGCCGCGGCGGAAGCGGTCGAGCGGACCGTCGAGAACCTGGGCCGCCTGGACACGCTGGTCAACAACGCCGGCCTCATGCTGCTCGGACCCGCCCCCGCTGCGGACCTGGACGACTGGCGGCGCATGATCGACATCAACCTCATGGGCCTGATGTACACCGCCCACGCGGCAATCCCCCACCTGGTCAAGGCCGCCGCCGAGGAGCCGCGTCAGGTCGCCGACATCGTCAACATCGGCTCGCTCGCCGGCCGCAACGCCTACGCCATGTCCGCCGTGTACAGCGCCACCAAGTTCGGCGTCGGTGCCTTCAGCGAGGCGCTGCGTCAGGAACTCGCACGCCAGCACGTCCGCGTGTCCGTCATCGAGCCGGGCAGCGTCGACACCGAACTGCGCACGCACAACCCCGACGTCATCCAGCAGCACATCGCCGCTGCCCTGGGCGACATCGAACGGCTGCAGAGCCAGGACATCGCCGACACCGTCGGCTACATCGTCACCCGCCCCCGGCACGTGGCCGTCGCCGAACTGCTCGTACGCCCCACCGAGCAGGTCTGA
- a CDS encoding GrpE protein, with product MTPQEPGTPVPTSVPLEVPQRALDVDLAQAFSQLLFRASLLQRLRDDDARAARAAQRDLLGLLVDVDDALAALSLDPELVRLGRSSGIEATRRRLLGKLAKAGVRPMRLEGMAADPGLSEIVGTEPRAGLEPETVVQSVVTGFFWNEEVLRRAHVVVATAPPPPSAEQPEPTGNAAGAAGTASAATGEPVENHESAESTGSSEAAGSVDRRTAGQAPTAPPGTGRAGTGGKAGKSWSRSGRPKRRKR from the coding sequence ATGACGCCCCAGGAACCCGGCACACCGGTGCCGACGTCCGTGCCGCTGGAGGTGCCGCAGCGGGCCCTCGACGTCGACCTCGCCCAGGCGTTCAGCCAGTTGCTCTTCCGGGCGTCGCTGCTGCAGCGGCTGCGGGACGACGACGCGCGCGCCGCCCGGGCCGCACAGCGCGACCTGCTGGGCCTGCTGGTCGACGTGGACGACGCCCTGGCGGCGCTGAGCCTGGACCCGGAGCTGGTGCGGCTGGGCCGCAGCTCCGGCATCGAGGCGACCCGGCGCCGGCTGCTCGGCAAGCTGGCCAAGGCCGGGGTGCGCCCGATGCGGCTGGAGGGGATGGCCGCCGATCCGGGCCTGTCCGAGATCGTCGGCACCGAGCCCCGCGCGGGACTGGAGCCGGAGACGGTCGTCCAGAGCGTGGTCACCGGCTTCTTCTGGAACGAGGAGGTGCTGCGCCGGGCGCATGTGGTGGTCGCGACGGCTCCCCCGCCGCCGTCCGCGGAGCAGCCCGAGCCGACCGGAAACGCCGCAGGTGCCGCTGGCACCGCAAGTGCCGCAACCGGCGAGCCCGTCGAGAACCACGAGAGCGCCGAGAGCACCGGGAGCTCCGAGGCCGCCGGGAGCGTCGACCGGAGGACGGCCGGACAGGCCCCGACCGCTCCCCCGGGTACGGGCAGGGCCGGCACGGGGGGCAAGGCCGGGAAGAGCTGGTCGAGGTCCGGGCGGCCCAAGCGACGCAAGCGCTAG
- a CDS encoding TetR family transcriptional regulator, protein MSISRQQTTDSTRQGTKADGGLSPRERLVQAASRLFYYEGVRAIGVERLIAEAGVTKATFYRHFAAKDDLVVAYLLTKDAYYKEVAEPLAAAYPPAEAIDLIFEAIAEHARERGFRGSPFLNAAAEYPDADHPVRSLVTSHRDWIRSLFQNLLASLGHTAPESAAGALLMLYDGAMAAGYLDDSTAAHKTLLDAVRLIRSGG, encoded by the coding sequence GTGAGCATCAGCAGGCAGCAGACCACCGACTCGACGCGTCAGGGGACCAAGGCGGACGGAGGGCTCTCGCCGCGCGAGCGCCTGGTACAGGCCGCTTCGCGGCTGTTCTACTACGAGGGCGTCCGTGCGATCGGCGTGGAGCGGCTGATCGCCGAGGCCGGGGTGACGAAGGCGACCTTCTACCGCCACTTCGCCGCCAAGGACGACCTGGTCGTGGCCTACCTGCTGACCAAGGACGCCTACTACAAAGAGGTGGCCGAACCGCTGGCCGCCGCGTACCCGCCCGCCGAAGCGATCGACCTGATCTTCGAGGCCATCGCCGAGCACGCTCGCGAGCGGGGCTTTCGCGGATCGCCGTTCCTGAACGCGGCCGCCGAGTACCCGGACGCCGACCACCCGGTCCGCAGCCTGGTGACGTCGCACCGCGACTGGATCCGCAGCCTCTTCCAGAACCTGCTCGCCAGCCTCGGCCACACCGCCCCGGAGTCGGCGGCCGGTGCCCTGCTGATGCTGTACGACGGGGCGATGGCGGCCGGCTACCTGGACGATTCGACGGCCGCCCACAAGACGCTGCTGGACGCGGTCCGCCTGATCCGATCCGGAGGCTGA
- a CDS encoding oligopeptide transport system permease protein — MPDEEKYNKADPLAEAGTEEEEIQSAVESRTFDLGTMEGQELIKNERLADEPEIAAADDRVKPRSLWQDAWRDLRRNPIFIISGLLIIFLAVMAIWPGLFTSTDPLKCDLSKAEQGAESGHPFGFDGQGCDVYARTVYGARASITVGVCATVGAALVGTTLGGLAGFLGGWSDSVISRVADIFFGIPILLGGLVFLSVIPSRSIWIVVAFIVVLGWPQIARIGRGAVITAKQQDYVTAARALGASNSRLMLRHILPNAVAPIIVVATIALGTYIALEATLSYLGVGLKPPTVSWGIDISSASATFRNAPHMLLYPAGALSLTVLAFIMLGDAVRDALDPKLR, encoded by the coding sequence GTGCCTGACGAGGAGAAGTACAACAAGGCGGACCCGCTCGCGGAAGCCGGCACCGAGGAAGAGGAGATCCAGAGTGCCGTCGAGAGCCGCACCTTCGACCTCGGCACCATGGAAGGCCAGGAGCTGATCAAGAACGAGCGACTCGCCGACGAGCCGGAGATCGCCGCCGCCGACGACCGCGTCAAGCCGCGCAGCCTGTGGCAGGACGCCTGGCGGGACCTGCGCCGCAACCCGATCTTCATCATCTCCGGACTGCTCATCATCTTCCTGGCCGTGATGGCGATCTGGCCCGGGCTGTTCACCTCCACCGACCCGCTGAAGTGCGACCTCTCGAAGGCAGAGCAGGGCGCCGAGTCCGGCCACCCCTTCGGCTTCGACGGGCAGGGCTGCGACGTCTACGCCCGCACCGTCTACGGCGCCCGCGCCTCCATCACCGTCGGCGTCTGCGCCACCGTCGGCGCCGCCCTGGTCGGCACCACCCTCGGCGGCCTGGCCGGCTTCCTTGGCGGCTGGTCCGACTCGGTCATCTCCCGGGTCGCGGACATCTTCTTCGGCATCCCGATCCTGCTCGGCGGCCTGGTCTTCCTCTCGGTCATCCCCAGCCGGTCGATCTGGATCGTCGTCGCCTTCATCGTGGTGCTCGGCTGGCCGCAGATCGCCCGCATCGGCCGCGGCGCCGTGATCACCGCCAAACAGCAGGACTACGTCACCGCGGCCAGGGCACTCGGCGCGAGCAACTCCCGCCTGATGCTCCGGCACATCCTGCCCAACGCGGTCGCCCCGATCATCGTCGTGGCCACCATCGCGCTCGGCACCTACATCGCCCTGGAGGCCACCCTGAGCTACCTCGGCGTCGGCCTCAAACCGCCCACCGTCTCCTGGGGCATCGACATCTCCTCGGCCTCGGCGACCTTCCGCAACGCGCCGCACATGCTGCTCTACCCGGCCGGGGCGCTGAGCCTCACCGTCCTCGCGTTCATCATGCTCGGCGACGCCGTCCGCGACGCACTCGACCCGAAGCTGCGCTGA
- a CDS encoding flavin reductase (DIM6/NTAB) family NADH-FMN oxidoreductase RutF gives MEAFERFVALLDYPVFVVTAAVEDERAGCLVGFAGQCSIDPPRFVVWLSKANHTYGVACRARVLAVHLLPRDHRLAELFGGATGDEVDKFREVAWFAGPDGVPVLAGVPGWFAGRVLDHADWGDHTGFLLAPVAARVPEAADPVLCFGDVDDIDAGHPA, from the coding sequence GTGGAGGCGTTCGAGAGGTTCGTCGCACTGCTGGACTACCCCGTGTTCGTGGTCACTGCCGCGGTGGAGGACGAGCGGGCGGGCTGCCTGGTGGGCTTCGCCGGACAGTGCTCGATCGATCCGCCACGGTTCGTCGTGTGGCTCTCAAAGGCGAACCACACGTACGGGGTCGCCTGCCGGGCCAGGGTCCTGGCCGTCCACCTCCTGCCGCGCGACCACCGGCTGGCGGAGCTGTTCGGCGGGGCGACCGGCGACGAGGTGGACAAGTTCCGCGAGGTCGCCTGGTTCGCCGGGCCCGACGGTGTGCCGGTCCTCGCCGGCGTCCCCGGCTGGTTCGCCGGCCGGGTGCTCGACCACGCCGACTGGGGCGACCACACCGGCTTCCTCCTCGCCCCGGTCGCCGCCCGGGTGCCGGAAGCGGCCGATCCGGTGCTCTGCTTCGGCGACGTCGACGACATCGACGCCGGACACCCAGCCTGA
- a CDS encoding transposase, which produces MSQRGPKAVEIVLSAKERAELSRWSIGGEGARLAERARIVLACADGAPSARVAAALGANVATVRKWRSRFAADRLAGLADEPRPGRRKPDLVLTEDERTQLTRWARRAKTAQYLALRAKIVLACAEGGTNKQVAAELGIGPGTVNRWRARFVTDRLDGLQDEPRPGRPPSILLDQVEDVVVATLESTPGHDTHWSRASMAKRTGLSKSTVGRIWKRFDLKPHLQDAFKLSTDPLFVEKVVDVVGLYHNPPERAVVLCVDEKSQIQALDRSQPVLPMMPGMPERRTHDYLRHGITSLFAAFNIADGTIIGELHRRHRAVEFKKFLVSIDKAVPRELDVHLVCDNYATHNTAEIKTWLAKHPRFHVHFTPTGSSWLNQVERWFGLLTDKLIRRGVHTSVKALENDIKAWIATWNQNPRPFTWTKTADEILKSLADYLTKIKPADTKTSD; this is translated from the coding sequence GTGTCGCAGCGAGGTCCGAAGGCCGTAGAGATCGTGCTCTCCGCAAAGGAGCGCGCCGAGTTGTCGCGTTGGTCGATTGGCGGGGAGGGGGCCCGGTTGGCCGAGCGCGCCCGGATCGTCCTGGCTTGTGCGGACGGGGCGCCAAGTGCCCGGGTGGCGGCGGCCCTGGGTGCGAACGTGGCGACGGTGCGCAAGTGGCGCTCGCGGTTCGCCGCCGACCGGTTGGCGGGCCTGGCCGATGAGCCCCGGCCGGGCCGGCGCAAGCCGGATCTGGTGCTCACCGAGGACGAACGCACCCAGTTGACGCGATGGGCCCGGCGGGCGAAGACCGCACAGTACCTCGCACTGCGCGCGAAAATCGTGCTGGCCTGCGCCGAAGGCGGCACGAACAAGCAGGTCGCCGCCGAACTCGGCATCGGGCCGGGCACGGTCAACCGCTGGCGGGCCCGGTTCGTCACCGACCGCCTGGACGGTCTGCAGGACGAGCCCCGGCCCGGCCGGCCGCCGTCGATCCTCCTCGACCAGGTCGAGGACGTCGTCGTCGCGACGCTGGAATCCACGCCGGGCCACGACACCCACTGGTCGCGGGCCTCCATGGCGAAGCGCACCGGGCTGTCGAAATCCACGGTCGGGCGGATCTGGAAGAGGTTCGACCTCAAGCCGCACTTGCAGGACGCCTTCAAGCTGTCCACCGACCCGCTGTTCGTGGAGAAGGTCGTCGACGTGGTCGGGCTCTACCACAACCCGCCCGAGCGGGCGGTGGTGCTCTGCGTGGACGAGAAGTCCCAGATCCAGGCCCTGGACCGCTCCCAGCCGGTCCTGCCGATGATGCCGGGCATGCCCGAACGCCGCACGCACGACTACCTGCGGCACGGCATCACCAGCCTGTTCGCCGCGTTCAACATCGCCGACGGCACCATCATCGGTGAACTCCACCGCCGCCACCGCGCCGTGGAGTTCAAGAAGTTCCTCGTCTCGATAGACAAGGCCGTCCCGCGGGAGCTCGACGTCCACCTGGTGTGCGACAACTACGCCACCCACAACACCGCCGAGATCAAGACCTGGCTCGCGAAGCACCCCCGCTTCCACGTGCACTTCACCCCGACCGGCTCCTCCTGGCTCAACCAGGTCGAGCGCTGGTTCGGCCTGCTCACCGACAAACTCATCCGCCGCGGCGTCCACACCTCCGTCAAAGCCCTCGAGAACGACATCAAGGCCTGGATCGCCACCTGGAACCAGAACCCCAGACCCTTCACCTGGACCAAGACCGCCGACGAGATCCTCAAATCCCTCGCCGACTACCTCACCAAGATCAAGCCAGCCGACACGAAAACAAGCGACTAA
- a CDS encoding ABC-type multidrug transport system ATPase subunit, with protein MVEKPAEPHAALRPALLQLTGVSRSYGDREVLHPVDLAVAAGECVALVGHNGSGKSTLLRVAAGRDLPTSGTVRFDGLAMDENDPRIRARVAVVGDTVACYPDLTVREHLLLVAVAHGVAGAADWVQQVLEDRMLAERADALTSALSSGQMQSLLLACALVRPRDLLLLDEPEQRLDPGARRRLADLLKAELADGVAVLLVTHHADLALAVADRVVVLEEGRIVRQGAPEEMLAAEVPAVGAVGAAHRGEGR; from the coding sequence ATGGTTGAGAAACCTGCCGAGCCGCACGCCGCCTTGCGGCCGGCGTTGCTGCAACTGACCGGGGTGAGCCGCTCGTACGGGGACCGGGAGGTCCTGCATCCGGTGGACCTGGCGGTGGCCGCCGGTGAGTGCGTGGCGTTGGTCGGCCACAACGGGTCGGGCAAGTCGACACTGCTGCGGGTCGCGGCCGGCCGCGATCTGCCCACCTCGGGCACCGTCCGGTTCGACGGTCTGGCGATGGACGAGAACGACCCGCGGATCAGGGCCCGGGTGGCGGTCGTCGGCGACACGGTCGCCTGCTACCCCGACCTCACGGTGCGCGAGCACCTGCTGCTGGTGGCGGTCGCGCACGGTGTCGCCGGCGCCGCCGACTGGGTCCAGCAGGTGCTGGAGGACAGGATGCTCGCCGAGCGGGCGGACGCGCTGACCTCCGCCCTCTCCTCCGGGCAGATGCAGTCCCTGCTGCTGGCCTGTGCGCTCGTCCGCCCGCGGGACCTGTTGCTCCTGGACGAGCCCGAGCAGCGCCTCGACCCCGGCGCGCGCCGACGGCTGGCCGACCTGCTCAAGGCGGAACTCGCCGACGGCGTGGCAGTGCTGCTGGTCACCCACCACGCCGATCTCGCCCTGGCGGTGGCCGACCGGGTGGTGGTGCTGGAGGAGGGCCGCATCGTCCGGCAGGGAGCCCCCGAGGAGATGCTGGCCGCAGAGGTACCGGCCGTCGGGGCTGTCGGCGCCGCGCACCGTGGGGAGGGCCGGTGA
- a CDS encoding Hsp70 protein, translating into MYRTLGIDLGTTNSVVAQLRRGEPEIVFNLQNQEGTPSVVGRGRRGELLVGSTARSRLALDGDNVIRSVKRFMGRNFRDPQVQAALGEIDYKVTAGTDGDVNVWFDGRSYTPIEISAIILHRLKADAEERLGEPLHRAVITVPAYFSERQVAATREAGRMAGLHVLRVINEPTAAALAYGMTIEAGDEGRTVLVYDLGGGTFDISILLLVPGSVSVLGIEGDNLLGGDDFDRAITTALLEDMRDEFGPDYQPDGRDRPRIAAAAEVVKIELSNQQTSDVTLAGLGTGRLDLETVFERTRFEELIEARIERTIELTHKAIMQANLTVGDIDEVLLVGGSTSIPLVARRLGEVFGPKRIRRGVNPMQCVALGAAVQSALMAEVECPECRTPAELSAASCAQCSASLLGGARVTCTGCHLPVDAAAGACPKCGQQVEAEAAAPVAAPAGQTRDCGRCGTPAAAAATACSLCGEALAGAGGDAADAATAAAAAAQDIGLRCGSCTVVNPPGTEVCPACGQLMQVTNPFDITAKDLGIELNDGRLAVIIPKGTGFPTSTPVSRDFMVAGSGQQRLEVAVYEGEQPIAQQNERMGHLTMRLPAGLGGRIPVEVSFGLDQDRTITLSVRIQGGEQRTAKIGRKSLDPELKVQVEEQQRQIESFTDRWANELTEAELRETQRMMDTLDDMAGGRTGGESVDAALERAQFLLRAQRWVRSTEAYLSLFILYCEKHLDLGDLARLRAVAAELRQRREAADWEGAMAAAAAADELCDSLGHTFRMLTMCNIYVSQNMVSAALGQRILAELRGLDSAVESANMEAANRHNSALLGLYAQAQREMGNDSLPEQVGPVRPEEVDPR; encoded by the coding sequence ATGTACCGCACTCTCGGTATCGACCTGGGCACCACCAACTCCGTGGTGGCCCAGCTGCGCCGGGGCGAGCCGGAGATCGTCTTCAACCTGCAGAACCAGGAGGGCACGCCCTCGGTGGTCGGCCGCGGCCGCCGGGGTGAGCTGCTGGTCGGATCGACCGCGCGGAGCCGGCTCGCCCTCGACGGCGACAACGTGATCCGGTCGGTCAAGCGCTTCATGGGCCGCAACTTCCGTGACCCGCAGGTGCAGGCGGCACTCGGCGAGATCGACTACAAGGTGACCGCGGGCACCGACGGCGACGTGAACGTCTGGTTCGACGGCCGCTCGTACACGCCGATCGAGATCTCCGCGATCATCCTGCACCGGCTCAAGGCGGACGCCGAGGAGCGCCTCGGCGAGCCGCTGCACCGGGCCGTCATCACGGTGCCCGCGTACTTCAGCGAGCGCCAGGTCGCCGCGACCCGCGAGGCCGGCCGGATGGCGGGTCTGCACGTGCTGCGGGTGATCAACGAGCCGACCGCCGCCGCCCTCGCCTACGGGATGACGATCGAGGCCGGCGACGAGGGGCGGACCGTCCTGGTCTACGACCTGGGCGGCGGCACATTCGACATCTCGATCCTGCTGCTGGTGCCCGGCTCGGTTTCGGTGCTCGGCATCGAGGGCGACAACCTGCTCGGCGGCGACGACTTCGACCGCGCCATCACGACGGCACTGCTGGAGGACATGCGGGACGAGTTCGGCCCGGACTACCAGCCGGACGGGCGGGACCGTCCGCGGATCGCCGCGGCCGCCGAGGTGGTCAAGATCGAGCTGTCCAACCAGCAGACGTCGGACGTCACCCTGGCGGGGCTCGGGACGGGCCGGCTGGACCTGGAGACGGTGTTCGAACGGACCCGGTTCGAGGAGCTGATCGAGGCCCGGATCGAGCGGACCATCGAACTGACCCACAAGGCGATCATGCAGGCCAACCTGACCGTCGGGGACATCGACGAGGTGCTGCTGGTCGGCGGCTCGACGTCGATCCCGTTGGTGGCGCGGCGGCTGGGCGAGGTCTTCGGGCCCAAGCGGATCCGGCGCGGCGTCAACCCGATGCAGTGTGTGGCACTGGGCGCGGCGGTGCAGTCGGCCCTGATGGCCGAGGTGGAGTGCCCGGAGTGCCGGACGCCCGCCGAACTGTCCGCGGCCTCGTGCGCCCAGTGCTCGGCCTCGCTGCTCGGCGGCGCCCGGGTGACCTGCACCGGCTGTCACCTGCCGGTGGACGCCGCGGCCGGCGCCTGCCCCAAGTGCGGGCAGCAGGTGGAGGCCGAGGCGGCCGCGCCCGTCGCGGCGCCCGCCGGCCAGACCCGCGACTGCGGGCGCTGCGGCACCCCGGCGGCGGCCGCGGCCACCGCCTGCAGCCTCTGCGGGGAGGCGCTGGCCGGCGCCGGGGGCGACGCGGCCGACGCTGCGACGGCCGCGGCCGCGGCCGCGCAGGACATCGGCCTGCGCTGCGGCAGCTGCACGGTGGTGAACCCGCCCGGCACCGAGGTCTGCCCGGCGTGCGGCCAGCTGATGCAGGTGACCAACCCCTTCGACATCACGGCGAAGGACCTGGGCATCGAACTCAACGACGGCCGCCTGGCCGTGATCATCCCGAAGGGCACCGGCTTCCCCACGAGCACCCCGGTCAGCCGGGACTTCATGGTCGCCGGCAGCGGGCAGCAGCGCCTCGAGGTGGCCGTGTACGAGGGCGAGCAGCCGATCGCCCAGCAGAACGAGCGGATGGGTCACCTCACCATGCGGCTACCCGCCGGGCTGGGCGGACGGATCCCGGTCGAGGTGTCGTTCGGCCTCGACCAGGACCGCACGATCACCCTGTCGGTGCGGATCCAGGGCGGCGAGCAGCGGACGGCCAAGATCGGTCGGAAGTCGCTCGACCCGGAGCTCAAGGTGCAGGTCGAGGAGCAGCAGCGGCAGATCGAGAGCTTCACCGATCGCTGGGCGAACGAGCTGACCGAGGCCGAACTGCGCGAGACGCAGCGGATGATGGACACCCTCGACGACATGGCCGGCGGCCGGACGGGCGGCGAGTCGGTGGACGCGGCGCTGGAGCGGGCGCAGTTCCTGCTGCGCGCGCAGCGCTGGGTGCGCAGCACCGAGGCGTACCTGAGCCTGTTCATCCTGTACTGCGAGAAGCACCTGGACCTGGGCGACCTGGCCCGGCTGCGGGCGGTGGCGGCCGAGCTGCGGCAGCGGCGCGAGGCCGCGGACTGGGAGGGTGCGATGGCGGCGGCCGCCGCCGCGGACGAGCTGTGCGACTCGCTGGGCCACACCTTCCGGATGCTGACGATGTGCAACATCTACGTCAGCCAGAACATGGTGTCGGCGGCGCTCGGCCAGCGGATCCTGGCGGAGCTGCGCGGGCTGGACTCCGCCGTGGAGTCGGCCAACATGGAGGCGGCGAACCGCCACAACTCGGCGCTGCTGGGCCTGTACGCGCAGGCGCAGCGTGAGATGGGCAACGACAGCCTGCCGGAGCAGGTCGGGCCGGTCCGCCCGGAGGAGGTCGATCCCCGATGA